The Pelodiscus sinensis isolate JC-2024 chromosome 30, ASM4963464v1, whole genome shotgun sequence genome has a window encoding:
- the LOC102445173 gene encoding olfactory receptor 10D3-like yields MGLGNHTMVTHFILLGIPNTDGLQTILFFTFLAFYLCTLLGNMLIFSAVLGDPRLHTPMYFFLCNLAVLDIGFSSICIPKLLANLWVQNNIISLGGCMAQLFFFHFLGSTESLLYTVMAYDRYVAICHPLRYLLIMNRRVCALLAAGTWITSSFHATILASLTFTLPYCGSNEVDHFFCDLFPVAKLACADTYVLKTVTFTNTGMVSMTCFLLILMSYIFIVYSVMKLNAGEGRRKAASTCASHLVMVMLFFGPCALIYTQPQLNMVTAVELFGYVVTPMLNPVIYTLRNKEVKAALGKLRGQMTAC; encoded by the coding sequence ATGGGGCTGGGGAACCACACGATGGTGACTCATTTCATCCTCCTCGGGATCCCCAACACCGACGGCCTCCAGACCATCCTCTTCTTTACCTTCTTAGCCTTCTACCTCTGCACCCTGCTGGGCAACATGCTCATCTTCTCAGCCGTCCTCGGtgacccccgcctgcacacccccatgtacttcttcctctgcAACCTCGCCGTGCTGGACATTGGGTTTTCCTCCATCTGCATTCCCAAATTGCTGGCCAATCTCTGGGTTCAGAACAACATCATCTCACTGGGCGGGTGCATGGCCCAGCTCTTCTTCTTCCACTTCTTGGGCAGCACCGAGAGCCTGCTCTACACGgtcatggcctacgaccggtacgtggccatctgccacccactGCGCTACCTGCTCATCATGAACCGCAGGGTGTGcgccctcctggctgctggcacCTGGATCACTAGCTCCTTCCACGCCACCATCCTCGCCAGCCTGACCTTCACGCTGCCCTACTGCGGGTCCAATGAGGTGGACCATTTCTTCTGTGATCTCTTCCCTGTGGCCAAGCTGGCCTGTGCAGACACGTACGTCCTTAAGACCGTGACCTTCACCAACACTGGGATGGTGTCCATGACCTGTTTCCTCCTCATCCTCATGTCCTACATCTTCATTGTCTACTCTGTCATGAAGTTGAACGCAGGCGAAGGGCGGCGCAAAGCAGCCTCCACTTGCGCCTCCCATCTGGTGATGGTGATGCTGTTCTTTGGGCCCTGTGCCCTGATCTACACCCAGCCCCAGCTGAACATGGTGACGGCTGTGGAGCTCTTTGGCTATGTGGTGACGCCCATGCTGAACCCGGTCATCTACACGCTGCGCAACAAGGAGGTGAAAGCGGCGCTGGGAAAACTGAGGGGCCAGATGACAGCTTGTTGA
- the LOC102445439 gene encoding olfactory receptor 10D3-like — protein MGLGNHTMVTHFILRGIPNTEGLENILFFTFLAFYLCTLLGNLIILSAILADPRLHTPMYFFLCNLAVVDLGFSSISTPKYLANLWGQSRVISLGGCMAQVFFWHFLGNTESLLYTVMAFDRYVAICHPLRYLLIMNRRVCALLAAGTWITSSFHATILTSLTFTLPYCGSNVVDYFFCDLFPVAKLACADAYVLETVTFTNTGMVPTTCFLLILASYVRIVYCILKMNAGEGRRKAASTCASHLTVVMLFFGPCTLVYTQPQLSKVLVTPVQIFSNVVAPMLNPLIYTLRNKEVKVALRKLGEGLTTRR, from the coding sequence ATGGGGCTGGGGAACCACACGATGGTGACTCATTTCATCCTCCGAGGGATCCCCAACACCGAAGGTCTTGAGAACATCCTCTTCTTCACCTTCTTAGCCTTCTACCTCTGCACCCTGCTGGGAAACCTGATCATCCTGTCAGCCATCCTCGCcgacccccgcctgcacacccccatgtacttcttcctctgcAACCTCGCCGTCGTGGACCTTGGATTCTCATCCATCAGCACCCCGAAATATTTAGCCAACCTCTGGGGTCAGAGCAGGGTCATCTCACTGGGCGGGTGCATGGCCCAGGTCTTCTTCTGGCACTTCCTGGGCAACACCGAGAGCCTGCTCTACACGGTCATGGCCTTTGACAGatatgtggccatctgccacccgctgCGCTACCTGCTCATCATGAACCGCAGGGTGTGcgccctcctggctgctggcacctggatcaccagctccttcCACGCCACCATCCTCACCAGCCTGACCTTCACGCTGCCCTACTGCGGGTCCAACGTAGTTGACTATTTCTTTTGCGACCTTTTCCCCGTGGCCAAGCTGGCCTGCGCAGATGCATATGTCCTTGAGACCGTGACCTTCACCAACACTGGCATGGTGCCCACAACCTGCTTCCTCCTCATCCTCGCCTCCTACGTCAGGATCGTTTATTGCATCCTGAAGATGAACGCGGGCGAAGGGCGGCGCAAAGCGGCCTCCACTTGCGCATCCCATCTCACAGTGGTGATGCTGTTCTTCGGACCCTGCACCCTGGTCTacacccagccccagctgagcAAAGTGCTGGTGACCCCTGTGCAGATCTTCAGCAATGTGGTTGCACCCATGCTGAACCCGCTCATCTACACGCTACGCAACAAGGAGGTGAAGGTGGCTCTGAGAAAACTGGGAGAGGGTCTGACGACGAGACGTTGA
- the LOC102444933 gene encoding putative olfactory receptor 10D4 has product MEMENHTMVSEFILLGIPNTEGLENILFMCFSIFYFCSLLSNLLILAAVLADSRLHTPMYFFLCNLAMLDIGYSSISTPKLLANFWAENKTISLGGCISQVFFYHFLGSTECLLYTVMAYDRYVAICHPLRYLLIMNNRVCALLAAGTWITSSFHATILASLTFTLPYCGSNVIDYFFCDIFPVVKLACADTYIIETVTFTNTGMVPTTCFFLILMSYVRIAASVVKIRSVEHGQKAFSTCASHLTVVCFFFGPCFLLYTQPSLSKEVATRMQIFCDVVTPIMNPLVYTLRNKDVKAALKKLKGG; this is encoded by the coding sequence ATGGAAATGGAGAATCACACCATGGTGTCAGAATTCATCCTCTTAGGCATCCCCAATACCGAAGGTCTTGAGAACATCCTCTTCATGTGCTTCTCAATCTTCTACTTCTGTTCCCTGCTCAGCAACCTGCTCATCTTAGCAGCCGTCCTTGCTGACTCCCGCCTGCACACCCCAATGTACTTCTTCCTCTGCAACCTCGCCATGCTGGACATTGGATACTCTTCCATCAGCACCCCGAAATTGCTGGCCAACTTCTGGGCCGAGAATAAAACCATCTCCTTGGGTGGGTGCATATCCCAGGTCTTCTTCTACCACTTCCTGGGCAGCACCGAATGCCTGCTCTACACTGTCATGGCATATGAccggtacgtggccatctgccatccgcTGCGCTACCTGCTCATCATGAACAACAGGGTGTGTGCCCTCCTGGCCGCCGGcacctggatcaccagctccttcCATGCCACCATCCTCGCCAGCCTGACGTTCACGCTGCCTTACTGTGGGTCCAATGTGATAGACTATTTCTTCTGCGACATCTTCCCAGTGGTCAAGCTGGCCTGTGCAGACACGTATATCATTGAGACCGTGACCTTCACCAACACTGGTATGGTGCCCACGACCTGCTTCTTCCTCATCCTCATGTCCTACGTGAGGATTGCAGCCTCCGTGGTGAAGATACGCAGTGTGGAACATGGTCAGAAAGCCTTCTCCACTTGCGCCTCGCACCTGACGGTGGTGTGTTTCTTCTTCGGGCCCTGTTTCCTGCTCTACACCCAGCCCTCCCTGAGCAAAGAGGTGGCCACCCGCATGCAGATCTTTTGTGACGTGGTCACCCCGATAATGAACCCGCTGGTCTACACGCTGAGGAATAAGGACGTCAAGGCGGCACTCAAGAAATTGAAAGGTGGCTAA